TGCCGCCGTTCCGCTGGCTTTGGCGCAGGATGCGGAGGTGCGCGCCCTGCTGTCCAATCCCACGCCGGCCGCCGTCGACCGGCTGAACCGCAAGCTCCAGGACATCGCCCGCGCGCTGGATGCGCTGGCGCTCTATGTGATGGACGCCAAGGGAACGACGGTGGCGGCCAGCAACTGGAACAGCCCGGCCAGCTTCGTCGGCGAGAATTTCTCCTATCGGCCCTATTTCCGCATGGCGATGGACCAGGGCGAAGGGCACCATTTCGCGCTCGGCACCACCTCGCTGGTGCCGGGCTTCTACACTGCGAACCGGGTGGTGGCGGAAAACCGCACAGTGGGGGCGGTGGTACTGAAACTGGGCTTCGACCGGCTGGAATCCGCCTGGACGCCCGGCCAGGAAAAGCTGCTGGTGACCGACCGCGACGGGGTGGTGTTCATCACCAACGTGCCGTCCTGGCGCTACCACGCCCTGCCCCGTCGCATGCCGATCAGCCTGCCGATCATCCCGGAGGGCACCAGCGAGGGGCTGGACGTGCTGCCCTGGGCCTTCGGTGGCGCCTCCGACCGCATCGCTCTGCAGGAGAAGGACGGGCAGAAGCGCTATCTGCTGACCTCCGTCGCCATGCCCGGCGGCGACTGGACGCTGCACAGCCTGACCAGCCTGGATCCGGTGACAGCCCGCGCCTGGGTCGCCGGGCTGCTGGCAGCCGCCGCGGTGGCGATGGCCGCCCTCGCCGCTTATGCGGTGGCTCTGCGCCGGGTGGCGCTGGTCGAGCGGATCGCCCTGCAGGAGGAATCGCGGGTGGAACTGGAGCGCCGGGTCGCCGCCGCCACCGCCGATCTGCGCGCGGCGGAGAACGAGCTGACCCAGGCGGCCAAGCTGGCGGCGCTGGGCCAGATGTCGGCCGGCATCGCGCACGAGATCAACCAGCCGCTCGCCGCCATGCGCAGCTTCGCCGACAATGCGGTGGTGCTGCTTGAGCGGGGGCGGCTGGACTCGGTGCGCGACAATCTGGCGGAGATCGCCGAACTGACCGACCGCATGGCCGCCATCACCCGGCAGTTGAAGGGCTTCGCCCGCCGCGCCTCCGGGACGCTGGGACCGGTGTCGGTGCAGGGCGCGGTGACCCAGGCGCTGGCCCTGCTGGAGTCGAAGCTGCGGCGCGAGGACATCATCGTCGAGGCCGATCTGCCCGACCAGCCGGTCCGGGTGTTGGCGGAGGATGTGCGGTTGCAGCAGGTGCTGGTCAATCTGATCGGCAACGCCGCCGACGCCATGCGCGGCTGTCCGGTGCGCCGCCTGCGCATCGGGCTGGTCGCGGCGGAGGGCGAGGCCCTGCTGAGCGTCGCAGACACCGGCAGCGGCATTGCGGAAGCCGACCTGCTCCGCCTGTTTGTTCCCTTCTTCACCACCAAGGAAGCCGGTGAAGGGCTCGGGCTTGGCCTGTCGATCAGCCACGGCATCGTCGAGGATTTCGGCGGCAGCCTGACCGCTGCCAACCGCAACGGTGAACCCGGCCATGGAGCGGTCTTCACCCTGCGGCTCACCACCACGGAGCAGAATCCATGAGCCCGACCATTCCCGAGGCCGCCGGCAGCGTGATCTTCGTCGACGACGAGCGTGCGGTGCGGCTGGCCGGGCAGCAGGCCCTGGAACTGGCGGGGTTCGAGGTGACGGCCTGCGATGGGGCGGAAAGGGCTTTGCGCCATGTCGGACGCGACTGGCCGGGCTGTCTCGTCACCGACGTCCGCATGCCGCAGATGGACGGGCTCGCCCTGCTGGCGCGGGTGCAGGAGATCGATCCCGACTTGCCGGTCATCCTGATCACCGGCCATGGCGATGTGCCGATGGCGGTGGAGGCGATGCGCAACGGCGCCTACGACTTCCTGGAGAAGCCCTTCCCATCCGACAGGTTGACCGAGGTCGCCCGGCGCGCGGTGGAGAAGCGCCGGCTGGTGATGGAGAACCGCCGGCTGCGGGCGCAGATCGCCGGCGGGGCCGACCCGGCGGAGACGATCGTCGGCCGCACGCCGGGCATCGAGCGGCTGCGCGCAACGATCGCCGCCGTCGCCGATACAGACGCGGACGTGCTGGTGTTCGGCGAGACCGGCACCGGCAAGGAGATGGTGGCCCGCGCCCTGCACCTCGCCAGTGGCCGACGCCGGAATCCGTTCGTCGCGCTCAACTGCGGCGCCATGCCGGAATCGATCTTCGAGAGCGAGCTGTTCGGGCATGAGGCCGGCGCCTTCACCGGGGCGGGAAAGCGCCGGGTCGGCCGGATCGAGCATGCCGGCGGCGGCACCCTGTTTCTCGACGAGATCGAAAGCATGCCGCTGGCGTTGCAGGTCAAGCTGCTGCGGGTGATCCAGGAACGGCTGGTCGAACCGCTGGGATCGAACGAGCAGGTTCCGGTCGATCTCCGCGTCGTCGCCGCCACCAAGTCAGATCTGCGGCAGGCGGCCGATGCCGGGAAGTTCCGCGCCGACCTCTATTACCGTCTGAACGTGGTGGTGCTGACCATCCCGCCGCTGCGCGAGCGTCGGGACGACATCCCGCTGCTGTTCCAGCATTTCGTCGCCCAGGCCGCCGCCCGCTACAACCGCGATCCGCGCGTGCCGGGCCGCGAACAGATGCAGCGGCTGATGAGCCAGGACTGGCCGGGCAACGTCCGCGAACTGCGCAACGCCGCCGACCGCTTCGTGCTGGGGCTGGAGGAGGTGGCGCCAGCCCCGGTTCCGGCACCGTCCACGCTGTCGCTGGCAGAGCAGGTCGATCTTTATGAGAAGGGCCTGATCCAGTCCGAACTCGCCCGCCATCGCGGCAGCGTGAAGGCTGCCATCGAAGCGCTGAACATCCCGCGCAAGACCTTCTACGACAAGTTGAAGCGCTACGGATTGAGCCGGGACGATTTCCTGGATTGAAGCCGGCCTGGATCGAAGGTGCTACGACATTTCATATCCCATAATGGATAATGAAATAACATTGCCATTGGAATGATGTTGCGTCAAACTACCTGTAGTTGACCAACATTCCCGCGAAAATGGCTATGGCGCAAGACCACCTG
The sequence above is a segment of the Azospirillum sp. TSH100 genome. Coding sequences within it:
- a CDS encoding ATP-binding protein, whose translation is MLIHPTGPATDSTAPPSPAVTLSPAVELVARALERPRRLLMVALLLGVPLATALAAGWASSLAQEDLKDSARAQLALYNANLRAELERHAAVPLALAQDAEVRALLSNPTPAAVDRLNRKLQDIARALDALALYVMDAKGTTVAASNWNSPASFVGENFSYRPYFRMAMDQGEGHHFALGTTSLVPGFYTANRVVAENRTVGAVVLKLGFDRLESAWTPGQEKLLVTDRDGVVFITNVPSWRYHALPRRMPISLPIIPEGTSEGLDVLPWAFGGASDRIALQEKDGQKRYLLTSVAMPGGDWTLHSLTSLDPVTARAWVAGLLAAAAVAMAALAAYAVALRRVALVERIALQEESRVELERRVAAATADLRAAENELTQAAKLAALGQMSAGIAHEINQPLAAMRSFADNAVVLLERGRLDSVRDNLAEIAELTDRMAAITRQLKGFARRASGTLGPVSVQGAVTQALALLESKLRREDIIVEADLPDQPVRVLAEDVRLQQVLVNLIGNAADAMRGCPVRRLRIGLVAAEGEALLSVADTGSGIAEADLLRLFVPFFTTKEAGEGLGLGLSISHGIVEDFGGSLTAANRNGEPGHGAVFTLRLTTTEQNP
- a CDS encoding sigma-54 dependent transcriptional regulator gives rise to the protein MSPTIPEAAGSVIFVDDERAVRLAGQQALELAGFEVTACDGAERALRHVGRDWPGCLVTDVRMPQMDGLALLARVQEIDPDLPVILITGHGDVPMAVEAMRNGAYDFLEKPFPSDRLTEVARRAVEKRRLVMENRRLRAQIAGGADPAETIVGRTPGIERLRATIAAVADTDADVLVFGETGTGKEMVARALHLASGRRRNPFVALNCGAMPESIFESELFGHEAGAFTGAGKRRVGRIEHAGGGTLFLDEIESMPLALQVKLLRVIQERLVEPLGSNEQVPVDLRVVAATKSDLRQAADAGKFRADLYYRLNVVVLTIPPLRERRDDIPLLFQHFVAQAAARYNRDPRVPGREQMQRLMSQDWPGNVRELRNAADRFVLGLEEVAPAPVPAPSTLSLAEQVDLYEKGLIQSELARHRGSVKAAIEALNIPRKTFYDKLKRYGLSRDDFLD